Genomic segment of Triticum aestivum cultivar Chinese Spring chromosome 6A, IWGSC CS RefSeq v2.1, whole genome shotgun sequence:
CCTTCACCTGGTCAAGGCGATCGATTTTGATATTTGAATCATCTCAATCCAAGATCAATAGTTATGGTTAACATAGTGCAGCCCGAGCAGTAATTACTGAAAAGTTTCAACCGAGACCAGACACCCATGTAACCCATGTCTAATACTTTTTTTAGTGTGAGAGTTGTTATTTGTCACTTGTTTTTCACGAGCGATTCAACCCTTAAGATGGCCTCGAATCAAGAAATGTTCACCACAAAAGTTGGTTGTTTCCTCGAACTGGATACATTTGCTTTTCGGGGCATCTCCATCTGAGTTTTATGTGGCCTGTGGATACCAAAAACTAAACCGTTGTCTTAGACTTTAATCCAAGTTTGGTTAATTTTAAAAGAAATTGGAAGTAATTTATAGTCTTTTTCTTGTACAGAAAGCCCAACCGCCTTATAATTTCATacatcatgagagggtattaccaaatcactatacattcgATTAGTTGCAGTTTTgttgctaatctaaatggccgatACACAATTGCCGCCTTAAGATTAAagatggccgatatatacttattgCCCCCAAGTACATGCAAAATGGACAATCAAGTGTTGACCTCATCCTTAGAATATGTGTTGTGCAAGTTATTTtacggcacacaagctttgccgaaaaaacAAAGGAGCATGAACCGACACCAATTTTTGACATGATAGAAAACATTATTAAGATGGCCTCAAAGGAAAAAGATTTCAGCATGAAAAATCTTCATATCGTCGAAATTGGAAATTTTGCTGTTTGGGTgatcgccatccgatctcatctcgaggGCTGAAAATATGATTGGAATATTGTTCGGCCGGTTACACCAACAGATGAAAAAGTGTTATATCTGGAATGTCTACTACGCCTGGTTGAGACGATCAATTTTGATATTTGAATAATCTCAATCTGAGATTGTATGTAATAGTTAGGGCCAACACAGTGCGGTCCGATCACTAATGAAAAGTATCAGCCAGGACCAGACACCCATATAACCCATGTCTGAGACATGTTGAGAGTTATCAGTTGTcacatgttttttttttctttttttgtgaaaGATTCAACCCTTAAGACGGACTTAAATCGAAAAATGTTCAACACAAAGGTTGTTTGTCTCGTCGAAACAGATAAATTTTCTTTTGGGTGCTTGACCATCCAAGATCGTATGCCGTCTATGGATCCAAAAACGAAATGGTTGTCTTAGACTTAAATGCGAGTTCGGTTAATTTTAAAGAACATGGACGGGATTTGTAGTGCTTTTCTGGTATAGGAAATCCAACCATCTCATAATTAAATGAGAGGTGATGGTCggttgaacaacacacaatcgaaacACATCGACCACCTTTTTCCTAGTTTTTACACCTGTCCTAAGTTCTTTCTCTCTCATTCTTCGTTCTTCGTGTTGAAGAGCAACGATCCTCGAGGCTTTAGGAGCGGTTAGACCGACTTAGAGCAGCCCATAGCCACCACACGTCCAAACGGTGTCGCTCGCGGACGTGTAGGGTTTTCGGGCCTGCAAAAGCGCTTGTCGGAGTGCTTGTGCACTGCACTTTCGGCCGGGTCTTATTTGAGTGAGCCGCGGTGCATCACTCCATCATCAAGAGTACACAGTGGCATGTTGGTGTACCAACACTATCTAAAGGCGTGATCTTGGATAACAAGGGACTAATAAATCAAATGTCAAATTCCGAATCAAAATTCACGGGACTAATAAATCAGAACAGATGTAGTATTTATTTTTCAGCACTTAAGTTTGTTGTATGGTTTGGTTGTTTGTATACCTAAACCGGGCAAAAAAAAGGTCTAGAAACGTACTCCACGGATAACCAGTGACTGGTCAGATCAGTGACGGTCAACCAGTCATAATTTGAGTAAAACGTTTTCTCTATTTTCTTTTTAAAATAAATGAATGGCTTTTCCCTCTCTGGATATCAACCAGGTAACCGACCCAGTAACTCCGGCCACTCCTTTTCTTTTTCCGCTTTGCGCGCAGCACGCACTCCACATGGACACGTGGACTGTCTCCCACCCGCCCGGCTCCGTACCCAAACTCGCCGTTGCGGCCCCCACCCCGCGGTCTCACCTTCACGGTTCCGCTGCCACGATCACGGTCTCATCTTCTCCTATCGCCTCCTCCCAGTATTTAAAGCCCTTCTTCTTCGCTGCACAATCCACATCGATTCCTTCCTGCCACTCCTTCCTCGCATGCCCCCTGAGTTCCTGCACCGAGACTGCTAGCTAGCTATAATCTCCTCGGCTTCTTTCTCCGTCCCCTCGGCCGGCCTGCCACCCGATCGTTCCTGATGTCCGGCACCGTGTGCTCCATGTGCGGCGACGTCGGCTTCCAGGACAAGCTCTTCCGCTGCGCCCGTTGCCGCTGCCGCTTCCAACACTCGTACGTATTTTTCTCCTACTGATAGCTCTTTGAGGGAGTCTCTTATTCGGGGTACTGTCAAGATTTTGATAGGTGTTAATGAGTCCCATGTTAATTTGTTTCCCTGCATTCCTACAAGCAGCTATTGCACGAACTACTACGGCGACGCGGCCCCGGCTGACGCGGGCGCCGGCGTGTGCGACTGGTGCCTCAGCGACGACCCCCTCGTGAAGAACAGGCGCCCTTCGGCGCCGCCGGCCATGCAGCACCGCGGTCCGCCGACCGGGATGGGCTGCGGCAAGGTCAAGGtgaccggcggcggcgagcaggagGGCGGCCGGAGAGTGGCCAAGGCGGCCGTCCGCAGGTACAAGCTCCTCAAAGACGTCCTGTGCTAGCTAGCTGGTGCATGCATGGTCCTGGGTCACCGCACTCCTTTCCTTAGATCGGGACCTCGTCATCATGTGTACTAAAAAACGATGCTGTTTAATTAAGTAGTCGATAGTCGTTGTACCTAGCTAGCTGGCGAGGTTCTGCTTCCATATCGATCCTTGTGTGCAAATGTCGGCATGTCACAATGAGATCTACTTCTGTAAATATGCGCTGCTACTCTTTATCTCTGTCATCAACTGCGTGTTGTCGTGTGTGTTAAATTCCACAAGTGTATGATCAGTGGCAGTAAGCAATACATGTGTTCGTCAAATGAAGATGCCGTGCGTCTTCATTTCTGGCCAGTGATCGATCGATTCTCTTGGCAAGaaatgatgtactccctccatttaaaAATAAGTGTTGTGATTTttgttcaaatttaaactaaaaccacgatgatGTATGGTTTAGTTCGACATTCTATGTGTTACTGTGTAAGCTAGCCCGCCCTGCTCAACCCTTGGGCATCTCTCCATCACCTTGCAGACATCAACCACATCATAGTTGAGACTTCAATCCCTTCATGCGGTTGAACTGTTCATTTTCTCCACTAGGATGATGTAGAGCTCGGAAAACTCTAGAAGGTGATCACGTTGCATGCTCAGCTCCCTCGCCTTTTTCAGTAGGTGGTGCCGATGTATTGGAATCAAATCAGGGGCTCGTACGCAAAGCCTATAAAGTGGCCGACACGCCCATGTTAAAGCAAGCCTCAAGTCCCCACTTGCAGCTTAGCCTCGAATGGCAGATCTTTGTGGGAGCAAGAATCCACGGAGCGCCCCTCCCGGTGTCCCGGTTTCACCTTGTCGATGAGCCAAACCAATCTGGTCGACGGTATTACCGTTTTTATTAACAAGTCTCAGGTCTTCCTATTCTCATTTATTAAAAGAATCGGTTTCGAAACAGTTTAGCGCCCGCCACACGTCTAGTCGTCTCTTACATATTTTTGAAAAACCTTTTTTTAAGTACGCCAAtagcgtaccatatttttatagaaaagAGAATAAGATTTACAAGAGATATCTTACGAATGGATGCACACATTCATTATCAGGCAACGCCCGAAAACAACCCACACCTAAGATCCTAAGCCTACTTTCTCACGAAACGTGACAACCCAACACCTCCAACTCCGGCCTCAATCCAGTCGTGCAGCTCACGAAGAATCGCGTCTACCAATTCAATTGGGGATCTCTGTTGGCTTCTTCTATTAAATACGCGAGCATTCCTTTGCTTCCACAGGGCCCAAGCCACCACAATCACAAATGTGTCAAAGGCCCGTTTGTTAGCCTTGACACTCTCCTTCCTTGCTAACAACCACCAATCCAGCAGATTGTCGTTCTCAGTCGGCCTCGTGACCTGCAAGTTGAGGGTTTGGAGACCCTCATGCCAAACTTCCCTAGCGTACACACACTGGATCAAAATATGCTCAGCGTTGTCCTCTTCCTGCAGGCACGTGTAACACGCTGAAGGTCTATCCTGCAGCCCATGCTTAGCACGTCGATCCGAGGTCCAAATGCGATGTTGCACGGCCAGCCAAGCAAAAATCTTGCACTTAAGAAGTGCCCAACTCTTCCAGATGCAAGAAGCGAAAGGCACCCTCTGGGTTCCGAGGCAAAGGCGATGATATGTGGATCTCGCAGTGTAACTACCCGAGGGGTCTGCCGGCCAAGAGAAGCAGTCCGGCCTGTTCGGATCATGCTCGATCGTGCTAATAGCCAAGTTGAGGTGCACAAGCTGCATATGCCCAACGAATGTGAGATCACCAGTCACATCCTGCAACCATTTGCCATTGTCCATGCCCTCACTGACTGTGCGCCTGTTCCTCGTGCGAGTAGCCACCATGGCATGGATAAGCGGAGCAATATCCGCGGCCGCAAAACCGTGAATCCATCTGTCTCTCCAGAACAACACCTTGGTGCCATCTCCAACCTCAATCTTGACTAGGCTATTAAACACAGCGCGTGCTTGTCTGTCCTCAGTCATAGCTAAGCCTTGGCATGGTCTTTGCGGATCCGTCCGTTCAGCCACTCCCATCTGACTCTAAGTGTGATCCCCTGCAGCTCCAGGTTTCCGACTCCCAGACCCCCAAGGGACGTGGGCCTACAGATCGTGTTCCAGGCCACCAAGCACTGCCCACCGTTCACCTTGTCCTTCCCAGCCTAGAAAAATGCACGCATCCATTGATCGATTTCCTCCAACACCCAGGCTGGCGCCTCAGCAATCATGAAAATGTATGGGTTTAGCGGCCACCACTGACTTAACGAGCACAAGACGGCCTGATCTCTGGAGCAGCCCACGTTGCCAGGCCGGGGCGCAACGCTTAGCTTGATCTACCATCGGTTGCCAGTCCGCTTGGCTAAGTTGGTGAATTGCGAGCTGCAACCCTAGATACTTGCAAGGAAAAGTTCCCATATTGCATTGCAGCAAAGCAACCACCCTATCCTTGTCAGAAGCATCCCCATGGATCATCACCGCAGATGACTTGAGATAGTTCACTCGAAGGCCCGACGTGTCACCGAACATCTTGAGGGCTTCTTTAACAAATCTCAGATCCACCTCAGAGGGCTTGACAAACATCGCCACATCGTCCACGTAAATCGAGATCGTCTGGGTAGCAGAGACCCCAGCAATCCTACTAAACACACCCAAATCAGCAGCTTTAGTCATGATCTTAGAGAGGACGTCCATAGCAATGACAAAAAGGAGGGGGGAGACCGGGTCTCCTTGCCGTAGCCCTTTCAAGTGCTGGAAGCTTCTTCCTGGGATCCCGTTGACAATCACTTTAGTAGATGTCGTCCTTAACAAGATGGAGATCCAGGACATCCATTTGGTCCCAAAGCCTTTCTGCTTCATCACCTCGAGGAGGAATGGCCAAGCGATCGAGTCGAAAGCTTTTGAGATATCAAGTTTCAGAAAGACTACAGCTTCCTTACGAGCATGAAGTTTCCTCGCAACTTGCCGAACAAGAAGGAAGTTATCGTGCAGGTCTCGGCCACTTATGAAGGCAGATTGATTTACAGCCACGGTCTCAGGCATCCTGCGCCTAACTCGATTCGCCAGCATCTTCGCAAATAATTTTGCAGCACTGTGGGTCAAGCTTATAGGGCGGAAGTCCCCCACGACCTCAGCATCCAGTTTTTTCGGGACGAGGACGATATGAGCACGATTCAACTTGCCAAAACCCCTACCGTCCTCCACATAAAGCTTCATGAACACTGCCATCAGGTCGTTCTTGATAATGGGCCAAGCCCTCTGATAAAAGGCAGCAATAAACCCATCAGGCCCGGGTGCGCGATCAGGCAGCACCTCCTTTATCGTATCCCACACTTCCTCCTCCGTAAAAATTTCGTCCAGTTCGGACAGGTCGTGTCTGTCAAGCTCTAGGAAGTTCAGGTTTAGGTCAACCTCTCTTGTGGAAGCACAGCCCAGAAGTTGTTGGAAAGCATCCGTAAACACCTCCTCCTTCCTTTGTTGATCCGTGATCAGCTCGTTGTTATGTTTAATGTGAGGGATAAAGTTTTTTGATCTTTGTCCATTAGCCACCACTTAAAAAAGTTTGGTGTTGGCGTCTCCTTCTCGGATCCAGCGTAGTCTCGATCGCTGTCGATCGATGGTGCGTTGCAAGGAGGACAGTCCTAACAATGCATGCTTTACAGTTCCCCTAAGCCATCGTTCCTCGGTCGTGAGCACCCTATCTTCCATAGCACGATCCAGCCTCAAGATAATGTAATTGGCCACCGCCATCTGGGTCTTGATGTGCCCTGCCTTTCTTCGCCCCCAAGCTTGTAGAGCTGCCGCGGTGTTACGAAGGAGGGAGTCTAGCCTCTTATAGGGGTCAACAATACTATCCTCACACACCCAAGCCTCCCTAACTACCTCCTCGAAGCCCTCTAGTCTCGTCCAGTACATCTCAAAGCAAAATCTTTTCTTAGAGCAGAACGGAGCCGACGTGGTGAGATGTAGGGGGGCATGATCAGAAATATTGGAGGAGAGGGCTTGTAAAAGGACATCCGAGAAACTCAGATCCCAATCAACTGAAACGAGCACTCTGTCAATCTTGGTCAGAACCAGTTGTTCCCTCTCGTTAGTCCACGTGAAACGCCTCCCATGCATGTAGACATCTTTGAGCTCACAATTATCCACAAACTCCCTGAACTTCCTCATGATCCGTCGGTTGAGGTTGTTATTACTCTTCTCATCAGCATGCAAGATCATGTTGAAATCACCCAGAAGCACCCATGGTCCCGGGCACGCTGCCCTCGTGTTGTGCAAATCTAGAAGAAATTGCATCGTGGCTTCATCACTTGCGGACCATAGACCACAGTAATCCACCACTCCAACCCATCCTTATTGTGAACCGGCCCGGTGAGCGAATTGGTAACCCTGATGATATTATCTACCACCAAGACCGTTGTATCCCACCCCAAAAGGATACCACCACGCGTATCAATCGCCGGGACATAGTCAAAGCCATAAAAAGATGGCCCAATGCATTGCATTACATTAAACGGATCAAACACATCAATCTTGGTCTCTTGCAAGCACACAAGGTTCACCTTCGCTGACACAATGAACTCCCTAACGGCGCTTCTTTTGGCAGGGTTGTTTAACCCCCTCACGTTCCAACACAGAATTTGTGGGTTCGTATCCATAACCAAGTGGACCGCCCACATCCGCCTCCAAACTGACGATCAAGCAACCACCACCGTCGTCCCGATGGTCATTTCGCACTCCGGTGGCACTTCCTTGCCAAACAGGGCAACTATGACCCTTATATGTTGCCCCTTTAACGACGAATCAAAAATCTCCGCCAGCTCCGCGATGTTGTCCTCATTGCCCTCCAAATCCTCCGGCACAATACCAAGTGCTCTCATAAGCACATTTTCTGCCCGGGTTGCCTTGGACGGTTTGCTCGCCGGAGCGCGCTTGGAGCCCCTCGTCGTACGCCGTGGAGTGAAAGGCTCTGCCTCCGACCTCAACGTGGATTGAACCTCCAAGAGGAGTGGGGGCGCTAGCTTATGCACAAGTGCGTTGCAAAACCACTTAAGCTTCCCAAACGCCGCTGCCTCCTGGGGTTTCATACCGCTCGTGCATGCCTGAAACTCCCTTTGCATGGCCAACTGAACATGGGAAGCGCCCCGAACTCCAATGCCCACCTCCACGCTCGCCACTTGTCCGAGATCGCAAGGATCACCACCTGGATGCATATTCTCAGCAATCATTGGTGGCCCCAGATCTGGCACGGACTTCCGAACGGACCCATCCGGGGGCACCGCAACAGAAACCTCCAATCCCGCCGAAACACCCCCCCACCGCAGGATCCGATGCAGGAGGACCGGAGTGGAATCCCTATGGctagccccctcccccccccacagcAGTAGAGGTGGCTCCCCAGCCGAGACAGCGCAAATGATCCCAACTCCATCACTGCCCGTGGCCCCGCGAGTCGCATCTGAAACATGCGTGTCCCCATTGCCATCGCTGCCTACCACAAGTTGTCTGCCCTGCGGCTCAATCCGAACCTCCTCCATGATATGACCATCCACTCTGCGTGACATGGTGCCGCAATCCCCATGCACCTCGGGCCCAACCTTGTCCCCCACCTCTGGTGCCACGATCCTACCGGCCAATCACGAGGCGGCTTCCTGGGGTGGAGCCCGCACCGCCTGGGAGGGGATCAGCGTGGCCCCCAGCTAAGAGGGGCCCCGAGGAGGATCCACCCTATCCCTATCCTGGCGAGCGGACCGAGGCCGAGCATTGGTGGAGCCAAACCGCTGCGAGTTCAAAATTTGAACCGTCCCGCGCTCCCAACCCGCATCGTCATCCATCCGGTCAAAAGCCAAGCGCCTCAACATCAGTCTGTCCTGGACTCCCACGCCTGGGCCCCGAT
This window contains:
- the LOC123130764 gene encoding uncharacterized protein produces the protein MSGTVCSMCGDVGFQDKLFRCARCRCRFQHSYCTNYYGDAAPADAGAGVCDWCLSDDPLVKNRRPSAPPAMQHRGPPTGMGCGKVKVTGGGEQEGGRRVAKAAVRRYKLLKDVLC